One segment of Prionailurus bengalensis isolate Pbe53 chromosome E3, Fcat_Pben_1.1_paternal_pri, whole genome shotgun sequence DNA contains the following:
- the CCP110 gene encoding centriolar coiled-coil protein of 110 kDa isoform X1: MEEYEKFCENSLARVQQASLSTESFLPVPSESISLIRFHGVAVLSPLLTIERRKEMQQEKQKALDVETRKHVNKKKDLLARVQEILENVQVRKAPNASDFDPWETETVYSNSEERNLNVPAMFPNILPSPTEHSTLGKSEKITGILPLNNEDRFKFNGIDLARDSEEFNSLKQCDISDISPAENEASVKTPSATPQETLTSDGLLPTHEEPDPSLSEVTPDPYIMSLQNLMKKSKEYIEREQSRRSLRSSAKRSVNESHSDKENDAGKVTDYGKEKAQLTGKHCGSVIPDKPSLNKSNVLLQGASAQASSMNTSVLGSFSKVDIPVRTGHHTILDPDSDFKVIPTFVTENNVIKSLTGSYAKLPTPEPSLSPKMHRRHSRPSSACHILINNPINACELSPKGKEQTIDLVVQDTEEKTQIPETVPKLPVDLGVCSSKVYVTKNTSEAIQEVVLGKSNQVCQSSGNHLENKVIHGLDVMEGHLPCDGRGPHKMDSTCTAMPRSHEPYATGQCVVSQNFGPMNALKSANVLEKNSCNLQMELNKSYDVKNPSPLLMQNQNTRQQMDTPTVSCGNEQFLDNSFEKVKRRLDLDIDSLQKENCPFVLTTGITEQERQHLPEKRYPKGSVYINKNKMLESSSKEGEEILKSKMLAFEEMRKRLEEQHAQQLSLLIAEQEREQERLQKEIEEQEKMLKEKKAAEASELGIHSAVDLEWRKVSDSGLLETMLSQVDSLHTSNSNSSGFTNSALQHSFGSANEAPFYLWGSSTSGFTKLSVTRAFGRAKTKWSQVFSPEVQTKFNKVTAVAKGFLTRRLMQTDKLKQLRQTVKDTMEFIRSFQSEAPLKRGVVSAQDASLQERVLAQLRAALYGIHDIFFVMDAAERMSILHHDREVRKEKMLRQMDRMKSPRVALSAATQKSLDRKKYMKAAEMGMPNKKFLVKQNLSETRVLQPNQGQNAPVHRLLSRQGTPKTSVKGVVQNRQKSSQSRVPNRAPVSGAYAGKTQRKRPNVATI; the protein is encoded by the exons gTTAGAAAAGCACCTAATGCTAGTGATTTTGATCCATGGGAGACTGAAACGGTTTACTCTAATTCAGAAGAGAGAAACCTGAATGTCCCTGCTATGTTTCCAAATATCTTGCCAAGCCCTACTGAACACTCTACTTTAGGAAAGTCTGAAAAGATAACTGGAATTTTGCCACTGAATAATGAGGACCGATTTAAATTCAATGGGATAGACTTAGCTAGGGACTCAGAAGAATTTAATTCTCTGAAGCAGTGTGATATTTCAGATATTAGCCCTGCGGAAAACGAAGCTTCTGTAAAAACCCCCTCAGCAACTCCACAGGAGACTCTTACATCTGATGGTCTCTTGCCAACACATGAAGAACCGGATCCATCACTTTCGGAAGTTACTCCAGATCCCTACATAATGAGTCTTCAGAACCTGATGAAAAAGTCAAAGGAATATATAGAAAGAGAACAGTCTAGACGCAGTCTGAGAAGTAGTGCAAAGAGGAGTGTTAACGAGAGTCATTCAGATAAAGAGAATGATGCTGGTAAAGTGACTGACTATGGAAAGGAAAAGGCACAGTTGACTGGCAAACACTGTGGTTCAGTTATTCCTGACAAACCAAGCCTTAATAAATCAAATGTTCTTCTCCAAGGTGCTTCCGCTCAAGCAAGCAGCATGAATACATCAGTTTTAGGTAGCTTTTCTAAAGTGGACATACCTGTACGAACTGGCCATCACACTATTTTAGATCCTGATTCTGATTTTAAAGTCATTCCCACTTTTGTTACCGAAAATAATGTTATCAAAAGTCTTACTGGTTCATATGCCAAATTACCTACTCCAGAGCCAAGCCTGAGTCCTAAAATGCATCGAAGGCATTCTAGACCATCATCAGCATGTCATATACTTATAAATAACCCAATAAACGCCTGTGAGTTAAGTcctaaaggaaaagaacagacgATAGACTTAGTTGTTCAAGATACtgaggaaaaaacacaaatacctgAAACTGTGCCAAAGTTACCAGTTGATTTAGGAGTTTGTTCAAGCAAGGTTTATGTCACCAAAAATACATCTGAAGCCATACAGGAAGTGGTTTTAGGTAAATCAAATCAGGTATGTCAGTCTTCAGGAAATCACCTAGAAAATAAGGTTATTCATGGACTTGATGTCATGGAAGGTCACTTACCATGTGATGGGAGAGGACCACACAAAATGGATAGTACATGTACTGCGATGCCAAGATCGCATGAGCCGTATGCCACCGGTCAGTGTGTAGTGAGTCAAAACTTTGGACCCATGAATGCACTCAAGTCAGCCAATGTGTTAGAGAAAAACTCCTGCAATTTACAGATGGAACTGAATAAGTCTTATGATGTAAAAAACCCATCTCCTTTACTGATGCAAAACCAGAATACCAGACAGCAGATGGACACCCCTACAGTGTCCTGTGGAAATGAACAATTTTTGGATAACAGTTTTGAGAAAGTTAAACGGAGACTTGATTTAGATATTGATAGTTTGCAAAAAGAAAACTGCCCTTTTGTCTTAACAACCGGAATAACTGAACAGGAAAGGCAACATTTGCCAGAAAAAAGATACCCTAAGGGATCTGTCTACATCAACaagaataaaatgttagaaagtaGTTCCAAAG AAGGCGAGGAGATATTAAAAAGCAAGATGTTAGCTTTTGAAGAAATGCGGAAGAGACTAGAAGAACAGCATGCCCAGCAGTTATCACTACTCATAGCTGAGCAGGAAAGGGAACAGGAAAGATTGCAAAAG GAAATagaagaacaggagaaaatgttaaaagaaaagaaggcagctGAAGCCTCTGAATTGGGCATTCACAGTGCAGTGGACTTAGAATGGAGAAAAGTGAGTGACTCTGGTTTGCTGGAAACAATGCTGTCTCAAGTGGACTCACTCCATACTTCAAATTCAAATAGTTCTG gttTCACGAACTCTGCCCTACAGCATAGCTTTGGTTCTGCAAATGAAGCACCCTTCTACCTCTGGGGATCATCAACTAGTGGCTTCACCAAACTCTCAGTAACAAGGGCTTTTGGAAGGGCCAAAACTAAATGGTCTCAG gttttcagTCCAGAAGtacaaacaaaatttaacaaaGTAACTGCAGTGGCAAAAGGATTTCTAACTCGTAGGCTTATGCAGACAGATAAGCTAAAACAACTTCGCCAAACCGTAAAA GACACTATGGAATTCATAAGAAGCTTTCAGTCAGAGGCACCATTAAAGAGAGGAGTTGTCTCAGCACAAGATGCTTCTCTTCAGGAAAGAGTGTTAGCTCAG TTGCGAGCTGCCCTGTATGGTATTCATGACATATTCTTTGTAATGGATGCAGCTGAGAGAATGTCTATTCTCCATCATGACCGAGAAGTTCGCAAAGAGAAAATGCTCAGGCAAATG gacAGAATGAAAAGCCCACGAGTGGCCCTGTCAGCTGCAACACAGAAGTCTCTCGATAGGAAGAAGTACATGAA AGCTGCTGAGATGGGAATGCCAAATAAGAAATTTCTGGTTAAACAAAATCTTTCTGAAACAAG AGTCCTTCAGCCAAACCAAGGACAGAATGCACCAGTTCATAGGCTACTTAGTAGACAAGG AACCCCTAAGACATCAGTGAAGGGGGTTGTGCAAAATAGACAGAAGTCTTCACAGAGCAGAGTGCCTAACAGAGCGCCTGTTTCAG GAGCATATGCAGGAAAAACCCAAAGAAAGCGGCCAAATGTTGCGACAATTTAA
- the CCP110 gene encoding centriolar coiled-coil protein of 110 kDa isoform X2, whose protein sequence is MEEYEKFCENSLARVQQASLSTESFLPVPSESISLIRFHGVAVLSPLLTIERRKEMQQEKQKALDVETRKHVNKKKDLLARVQEILENVQVRKAPNASDFDPWETETVYSNSEERNLNVPAMFPNILPSPTEHSTLGKSEKITGILPLNNEDRFKFNGIDLARDSEEFNSLKQCDISDISPAENEASVKTPSATPQETLTSDGLLPTHEEPDPSLSEVTPDPYIMSLQNLMKKSKEYIEREQSRRSLRSSAKRSVNESHSDKENDAGKVTDYGKEKAQLTGKHCGSVIPDKPSLNKSNVLLQGASAQASSMNTSVLGSFSKVDIPVRTGHHTILDPDSDFKVIPTFVTENNVIKSLTGSYAKLPTPEPSLSPKMHRRHSRPSSACHILINNPINACELSPKGKEQTIDLVVQDTEEKTQIPETVPKLPVDLGVCSSKVYVTKNTSEAIQEVVLGKSNQVCQSSGNHLENKVIHGLDVMEGHLPCDGRGPHKMDSTCTAMPRSHEPYATGQCVVSQNFGPMNALKSANVLEKNSCNLQMELNKSYDVKNPSPLLMQNQNTRQQMDTPTVSCGNEQFLDNSFEKVKRRLDLDIDSLQKENCPFVLTTGITEQERQHLPEKRYPKGSVYINKNKMLESSSKGEEILKSKMLAFEEMRKRLEEQHAQQLSLLIAEQEREQERLQKEIEEQEKMLKEKKAAEASELGIHSAVDLEWRKVSDSGLLETMLSQVDSLHTSNSNSSGFTNSALQHSFGSANEAPFYLWGSSTSGFTKLSVTRAFGRAKTKWSQVFSPEVQTKFNKVTAVAKGFLTRRLMQTDKLKQLRQTVKDTMEFIRSFQSEAPLKRGVVSAQDASLQERVLAQLRAALYGIHDIFFVMDAAERMSILHHDREVRKEKMLRQMDRMKSPRVALSAATQKSLDRKKYMKAAEMGMPNKKFLVKQNLSETRVLQPNQGQNAPVHRLLSRQGTPKTSVKGVVQNRQKSSQSRVPNRAPVSGAYAGKTQRKRPNVATI, encoded by the exons gTTAGAAAAGCACCTAATGCTAGTGATTTTGATCCATGGGAGACTGAAACGGTTTACTCTAATTCAGAAGAGAGAAACCTGAATGTCCCTGCTATGTTTCCAAATATCTTGCCAAGCCCTACTGAACACTCTACTTTAGGAAAGTCTGAAAAGATAACTGGAATTTTGCCACTGAATAATGAGGACCGATTTAAATTCAATGGGATAGACTTAGCTAGGGACTCAGAAGAATTTAATTCTCTGAAGCAGTGTGATATTTCAGATATTAGCCCTGCGGAAAACGAAGCTTCTGTAAAAACCCCCTCAGCAACTCCACAGGAGACTCTTACATCTGATGGTCTCTTGCCAACACATGAAGAACCGGATCCATCACTTTCGGAAGTTACTCCAGATCCCTACATAATGAGTCTTCAGAACCTGATGAAAAAGTCAAAGGAATATATAGAAAGAGAACAGTCTAGACGCAGTCTGAGAAGTAGTGCAAAGAGGAGTGTTAACGAGAGTCATTCAGATAAAGAGAATGATGCTGGTAAAGTGACTGACTATGGAAAGGAAAAGGCACAGTTGACTGGCAAACACTGTGGTTCAGTTATTCCTGACAAACCAAGCCTTAATAAATCAAATGTTCTTCTCCAAGGTGCTTCCGCTCAAGCAAGCAGCATGAATACATCAGTTTTAGGTAGCTTTTCTAAAGTGGACATACCTGTACGAACTGGCCATCACACTATTTTAGATCCTGATTCTGATTTTAAAGTCATTCCCACTTTTGTTACCGAAAATAATGTTATCAAAAGTCTTACTGGTTCATATGCCAAATTACCTACTCCAGAGCCAAGCCTGAGTCCTAAAATGCATCGAAGGCATTCTAGACCATCATCAGCATGTCATATACTTATAAATAACCCAATAAACGCCTGTGAGTTAAGTcctaaaggaaaagaacagacgATAGACTTAGTTGTTCAAGATACtgaggaaaaaacacaaatacctgAAACTGTGCCAAAGTTACCAGTTGATTTAGGAGTTTGTTCAAGCAAGGTTTATGTCACCAAAAATACATCTGAAGCCATACAGGAAGTGGTTTTAGGTAAATCAAATCAGGTATGTCAGTCTTCAGGAAATCACCTAGAAAATAAGGTTATTCATGGACTTGATGTCATGGAAGGTCACTTACCATGTGATGGGAGAGGACCACACAAAATGGATAGTACATGTACTGCGATGCCAAGATCGCATGAGCCGTATGCCACCGGTCAGTGTGTAGTGAGTCAAAACTTTGGACCCATGAATGCACTCAAGTCAGCCAATGTGTTAGAGAAAAACTCCTGCAATTTACAGATGGAACTGAATAAGTCTTATGATGTAAAAAACCCATCTCCTTTACTGATGCAAAACCAGAATACCAGACAGCAGATGGACACCCCTACAGTGTCCTGTGGAAATGAACAATTTTTGGATAACAGTTTTGAGAAAGTTAAACGGAGACTTGATTTAGATATTGATAGTTTGCAAAAAGAAAACTGCCCTTTTGTCTTAACAACCGGAATAACTGAACAGGAAAGGCAACATTTGCCAGAAAAAAGATACCCTAAGGGATCTGTCTACATCAACaagaataaaatgttagaaagtaGTTCCAAAG GCGAGGAGATATTAAAAAGCAAGATGTTAGCTTTTGAAGAAATGCGGAAGAGACTAGAAGAACAGCATGCCCAGCAGTTATCACTACTCATAGCTGAGCAGGAAAGGGAACAGGAAAGATTGCAAAAG GAAATagaagaacaggagaaaatgttaaaagaaaagaaggcagctGAAGCCTCTGAATTGGGCATTCACAGTGCAGTGGACTTAGAATGGAGAAAAGTGAGTGACTCTGGTTTGCTGGAAACAATGCTGTCTCAAGTGGACTCACTCCATACTTCAAATTCAAATAGTTCTG gttTCACGAACTCTGCCCTACAGCATAGCTTTGGTTCTGCAAATGAAGCACCCTTCTACCTCTGGGGATCATCAACTAGTGGCTTCACCAAACTCTCAGTAACAAGGGCTTTTGGAAGGGCCAAAACTAAATGGTCTCAG gttttcagTCCAGAAGtacaaacaaaatttaacaaaGTAACTGCAGTGGCAAAAGGATTTCTAACTCGTAGGCTTATGCAGACAGATAAGCTAAAACAACTTCGCCAAACCGTAAAA GACACTATGGAATTCATAAGAAGCTTTCAGTCAGAGGCACCATTAAAGAGAGGAGTTGTCTCAGCACAAGATGCTTCTCTTCAGGAAAGAGTGTTAGCTCAG TTGCGAGCTGCCCTGTATGGTATTCATGACATATTCTTTGTAATGGATGCAGCTGAGAGAATGTCTATTCTCCATCATGACCGAGAAGTTCGCAAAGAGAAAATGCTCAGGCAAATG gacAGAATGAAAAGCCCACGAGTGGCCCTGTCAGCTGCAACACAGAAGTCTCTCGATAGGAAGAAGTACATGAA AGCTGCTGAGATGGGAATGCCAAATAAGAAATTTCTGGTTAAACAAAATCTTTCTGAAACAAG AGTCCTTCAGCCAAACCAAGGACAGAATGCACCAGTTCATAGGCTACTTAGTAGACAAGG AACCCCTAAGACATCAGTGAAGGGGGTTGTGCAAAATAGACAGAAGTCTTCACAGAGCAGAGTGCCTAACAGAGCGCCTGTTTCAG GAGCATATGCAGGAAAAACCCAAAGAAAGCGGCCAAATGTTGCGACAATTTAA